In Pseudomonas sp. Leaf58, one DNA window encodes the following:
- a CDS encoding Rieske 2Fe-2S domain-containing protein: protein MTKLAELSIESAQRAHRYARGWHCLGVADDYRDGKLHTLDVFGTRLVAFANSAGAISILDAFCPHMGADLSQGTIENDTVVCPFHHWKYDTSGKCVEIPYCKRIPPKAKTRSWLTCEENNLLFVWNNPEGRPPKDGVVIPHLPEMDDPEWIHDWNIDTMLIDTNPRELVDNLVDAQHFGPVHGTPTKYFANVFEGHIGRQIFHGDSERLGGDLIAPSAYYGPATHFTELSSMFGDLRVHAILLNSHVPVTPDSFVLRFGCMVKRVPGLTDEQNGEIAKAYVQSNRESFYQDVVIWKHKVRIDKPVLAENDGPVYQLREWYQQFFTDEDQVPASMAERREIVTVDER from the coding sequence ATGACCAAACTCGCCGAACTTTCCATCGAAAGCGCCCAGCGCGCGCACCGTTATGCCAGGGGCTGGCATTGCCTGGGCGTGGCCGACGACTACCGTGATGGCAAGCTGCATACCCTGGACGTTTTCGGCACGCGCCTGGTGGCCTTTGCCAACAGTGCCGGTGCCATCAGTATTCTCGATGCGTTTTGCCCGCACATGGGCGCCGACCTGTCCCAGGGCACCATCGAAAACGACACCGTGGTGTGCCCGTTTCACCACTGGAAATACGATACCAGTGGCAAGTGCGTGGAGATCCCCTATTGCAAGCGCATACCGCCCAAGGCAAAGACGCGCAGTTGGCTGACCTGTGAGGAAAACAACCTGCTGTTCGTGTGGAACAACCCCGAAGGGCGCCCGCCCAAGGACGGCGTGGTCATTCCGCACTTGCCAGAAATGGACGACCCGGAGTGGATCCACGACTGGAACATCGACACCATGCTGATCGACACCAACCCGCGCGAGCTGGTCGACAACCTGGTCGATGCGCAGCACTTCGGGCCGGTGCACGGCACCCCGACCAAGTATTTCGCCAACGTGTTCGAAGGGCATATTGGCCGGCAGATTTTCCATGGCGACTCCGAGCGCCTGGGTGGCGACCTGATCGCGCCTTCGGCGTATTACGGGCCGGCCACGCACTTCACCGAATTGAGCTCGATGTTCGGCGACCTGCGCGTGCACGCGATCTTGCTCAACAGCCACGTACCGGTTACGCCAGACAGCTTCGTGCTGCGGTTTGGCTGCATGGTCAAGCGCGTGCCTGGCCTTACCGATGAGCAGAATGGCGAGATTGCCAAGGCCTACGTTCAGAGCAACCGTGAGTCGTTTTACCAGGATGTGGTTATTTGGAAGCACAAGGTGCGTATCGACAAGCCGGTGCTGGCCGAAAACGACGGCCCGGTTTACCAACTGCGTGAGTGGTACCAGCAGTTCTTCACGGACGAAGACCAGGTGCCGGCGAGCATGGCCGAGCGCCGCGAGATTGTCACGGTGGATGAACGCTAA
- a CDS encoding electron transfer flavoprotein subunit alpha/FixB family protein — protein sequence MTVLVVAEHENGAVAAATLNTVAAAAQIGGDVHVLVAGQNVGGVAEAAAKIAGVAKVLVADNAAYAHALPENVAPLIVALVDQNGAKAYSHVLAPATSNGKNILPRVAALLDVDQISEIIAVESADTFKRPIYAGNAIATVQSSAAIKVITVRSTGFDAVASEGGSAAVEAVGAAHNAGISAFVGEELAKSDRPELTAAKIVVSGGRGMGNGDNFKHLYSLADKLGAAVGASRAAVDAGFVPNDMQVGQTGKIVAPQLYIAVGISGAIQHLAGMKDAKVIVAINKDEEAPIFQVADYGLVADLFEAVPELENLL from the coding sequence ATGACTGTCCTGGTTGTCGCAGAACACGAGAACGGTGCCGTAGCCGCGGCCACCCTGAACACTGTTGCCGCAGCTGCCCAGATCGGTGGTGATGTGCACGTGCTGGTCGCCGGCCAGAACGTGGGCGGCGTTGCCGAAGCCGCTGCCAAGATCGCCGGTGTGGCCAAAGTGCTGGTTGCCGACAACGCAGCCTACGCCCACGCCCTGCCGGAAAACGTCGCGCCGCTGATCGTTGCGCTTGTTGATCAAAACGGGGCAAAGGCTTACAGCCACGTGCTGGCCCCCGCTACCAGCAACGGCAAGAACATCCTGCCGCGCGTCGCCGCGCTGCTGGACGTGGACCAGATCTCCGAGATCATCGCGGTCGAGTCCGCAGACACCTTCAAGCGCCCAATCTACGCCGGTAACGCCATTGCCACCGTGCAATCGAGCGCGGCCATCAAGGTCATCACCGTGCGTAGCACCGGCTTCGATGCCGTGGCTAGCGAAGGTGGTTCGGCTGCTGTTGAAGCGGTTGGCGCTGCGCACAATGCCGGTATCTCGGCCTTTGTAGGTGAAGAGCTGGCCAAGTCCGACCGCCCAGAGCTGACTGCTGCCAAGATCGTCGTTTCCGGCGGCCGTGGCATGGGCAACGGGGACAACTTCAAGCACCTGTACAGCCTGGCCGACAAGCTGGGCGCGGCCGTCGGTGCCTCGCGCGCCGCCGTTGACGCCGGCTTCGTGCCCAACGACATGCAGGTCGGCCAGACCGGCAAGATCGTTGCACCGCAGCTGTACATCGCCGTCGGTATCTCTGGCGCAATCCAGCACCTGGCCGGCATGAAAGACGCCAAGGTGATCGTGGCGATCAACAAGGACGAAGAAGCGCCGATCTTCCAGGTAGCCGACTACGGCCTGGTCGCTGACCTGTTCGAAGCCGTGCCGGAGCTGGAGAATCTGCTCTGA
- a CDS encoding DUF1329 domain-containing protein gives MTDSNPAHRCLAHARSSAVRGLAIGLLLGAASPGIALAAPEDVERLGKDLTCMGADPAGNADGSIPPYAGKWLGVPPHVSFKGTGQHPVDPYPDEKPLFVITADNLAQYGDALSDGQKALFKLYPATFKMPIYPSHRDFRFDDAVCQATRENAKVAKLVDDGEGVVGKTGGTPFPVPRSGLELLKNASTFTLRAWTEEYISDNAYVLKDGNINWGRVHSRNLAPALEPGKVGDTVGNSSFYLNETLLPQRDKGEINTGTEFWNDKTEPRQAWRYDPGTRRVRQSPGYGFDMSFPGSGGSITVDEVRLFNGSGQRYDWKIVGKREMFIPYNAYRVHAPDLKYATLLTPGHLDPQAMRYERHRVWELEGTLKPGYRHLYGKRKLYIDEDTWFPIMADNYDNRGELWRTSMVNYFYAYESQRPQAGVGLYHDLNAGSYLAFNLINQQRNGYQLNRTGFSPRDFGPEAARRFGQ, from the coding sequence ATGACCGACAGTAATCCGGCCCACCGCTGCCTGGCCCACGCGCGCAGTAGCGCTGTGCGCGGCTTGGCCATCGGCCTGCTGCTAGGGGCCGCGAGCCCGGGTATTGCCCTGGCCGCCCCCGAGGATGTCGAGCGCCTGGGCAAGGATCTCACCTGCATGGGCGCGGACCCGGCCGGCAACGCTGATGGCAGTATTCCCCCTTATGCTGGCAAGTGGTTGGGTGTGCCGCCGCATGTCTCGTTCAAGGGCACAGGCCAGCATCCGGTGGACCCCTATCCGGACGAGAAACCGCTGTTCGTGATCACGGCTGACAACCTGGCCCAGTACGGTGATGCCCTGTCTGACGGGCAGAAGGCGCTGTTCAAGCTGTACCCGGCCACCTTCAAGATGCCGATCTACCCCAGCCACCGAGATTTCCGCTTCGACGACGCGGTGTGCCAGGCCACCCGCGAGAATGCCAAGGTGGCCAAGCTGGTGGACGATGGCGAAGGCGTGGTCGGCAAGACCGGGGGCACGCCATTCCCGGTGCCGCGCAGCGGCCTCGAACTGTTGAAGAACGCCTCGACCTTTACCTTGCGCGCCTGGACCGAGGAGTACATCTCCGACAACGCCTACGTGCTCAAGGACGGCAATATCAACTGGGGCCGGGTGCATTCGCGCAACCTGGCACCGGCGCTGGAACCGGGCAAAGTGGGCGATACGGTGGGCAACTCGTCGTTCTACCTCAACGAAACCCTGTTGCCGCAACGCGACAAAGGCGAGATCAACACCGGTACCGAGTTTTGGAACGACAAGACCGAACCGCGCCAGGCCTGGCGCTATGACCCGGGCACGCGCAGGGTGCGGCAATCGCCGGGGTACGGCTTTGACATGTCGTTCCCGGGCAGTGGTGGTTCGATCACCGTCGACGAGGTACGCCTGTTCAACGGCTCGGGCCAGCGCTATGACTGGAAAATCGTCGGCAAGCGGGAAATGTTCATCCCCTACAACGCTTACCGCGTGCATGCCCCGGACCTCAAGTACGCCACCCTGCTGACGCCTGGGCACCTCGATCCGCAGGCCATGCGCTACGAGCGCCATCGGGTGTGGGAGCTGGAAGGCACCCTCAAGCCCGGCTATCGCCACCTGTATGGCAAGCGCAAGTTGTACATCGACGAGGACACCTGGTTCCCGATCATGGCCGACAACTATGACAACCGCGGCGAGCTGTGGCGCACCTCGATGGTCAACTACTTCTATGCCTACGAGTCGCAACGGCCGCAAGCCGGCGTGGGCCTGTACCACGACCTCAACGCCGGCAGCTACCTGGCGTTCAACCTGATCAACCAGCAGCGCAATGGCTACCAGCTCAACCGCACCGGCTTCAGCCCACGCGATTTTGGCCCGGAGGCGGCGCGGCGTTTCGGCCAATGA
- a CDS encoding electron transfer flavoprotein subunit beta/FixA family protein — MRVLVSVKRVVDYNVKVRVKADNTGVDLANAKMAMNPFCEIAVEEAVRLKEKGIASEIVVVSVGPPTAQEQLRTALALGADRAILVEAADELNALAVAKALKAVVDKEQPQLVILGKQAIDSDNNQTGQMLAALTGYAQGTFASKVEVAGDKLNVTREIDGGLQTVALSLPAIVTTDLRLNEPRYASLPNIMKAKKKPLETLTPDALGVSLASTNKTLKVEAPAARSAGVKVKSVAELVEKLNNEAKVL, encoded by the coding sequence ATGAGGGTACTGGTAAGCGTCAAGCGAGTGGTCGATTACAACGTCAAGGTGCGCGTCAAGGCGGACAATACCGGTGTCGACCTGGCAAATGCCAAGATGGCCATGAACCCCTTCTGCGAAATCGCCGTGGAAGAGGCCGTTCGCCTGAAGGAAAAAGGCATTGCGAGCGAGATCGTCGTCGTTTCCGTCGGCCCACCTACTGCCCAGGAACAACTGCGCACTGCCCTGGCCCTGGGTGCCGACCGTGCCATCCTGGTCGAAGCCGCTGACGAACTGAACGCCCTGGCCGTGGCCAAGGCGCTGAAAGCCGTTGTCGACAAAGAACAGCCGCAGCTGGTCATCCTCGGCAAGCAGGCCATCGACAGCGACAACAACCAGACCGGCCAGATGCTCGCCGCGTTGACCGGCTACGCCCAAGGCACCTTCGCCTCCAAGGTTGAGGTGGCTGGCGATAAGCTGAACGTCACCCGTGAAATCGACGGCGGCCTGCAAACCGTTGCGCTGAGCCTGCCCGCCATCGTCACCACCGACCTGCGCCTGAACGAGCCGCGCTATGCGTCGCTGCCGAACATCATGAAGGCCAAGAAGAAGCCGCTGGAAACCCTTACCCCAGACGCGCTGGGCGTTTCCCTCGCCTCCACCAACAAGACCCTGAAGGTTGAAGCCCCGGCTGCCCGCAGCGCTGGCGTCAAGGTCAAATCGGTGGCCGAACTGGTCGAGAAGCTGAACAACGAAGCGAAGGTGCTTTAA
- a CDS encoding sensor histidine kinase KdpD — MRLSDFIENSMEAILQAWERYARSVDTDLPKQDSTGLRNHAEKILRTVAADMRTSQSRQQQAEKAQGKGPRTSSDTAAQTHAVARLIAGFSMDQMVSEYRALRSSVLSLWLAQEVFAQAHQVQDIIRFNEAIDQALVESIAAYGAAVESTRKMVLAVLGHDLRSPLGAILMAGDLIHRQKGLNEKGKVLASQVCTSARRANLMINDLLDLARCNLGTGIPVHLQQVELNLICHAVVDELRTAFPGASILLDEQAHITGQFDAERIAQVFTNLIGNALRHGDSTAPITVTLGNLQGVPRITVHNSGEPIPPEVIPFLFKPEGRYSSYSSGERGSAAGLGLGLFIASEIVASHGGRIEVESSEAQGTTFEVMLPTSAE; from the coding sequence ATGAGGCTGTCCGACTTCATCGAGAACAGCATGGAGGCGATACTCCAGGCGTGGGAGCGGTACGCGCGCTCGGTTGATACAGACCTGCCCAAGCAGGACTCTACCGGCTTGCGAAACCATGCGGAAAAGATATTACGCACTGTTGCGGCAGACATGCGAACGTCGCAGAGCAGGCAGCAACAGGCCGAAAAGGCGCAGGGAAAAGGGCCCAGGACATCCAGCGATACAGCCGCGCAGACCCATGCGGTTGCCCGTTTGATCGCTGGTTTTTCGATGGATCAGATGGTGTCCGAGTACCGGGCTTTGCGTTCAAGTGTTTTGTCACTCTGGCTTGCCCAGGAGGTGTTTGCACAGGCGCATCAAGTTCAGGACATCATTCGGTTCAATGAGGCCATTGACCAGGCGCTGGTGGAATCGATTGCGGCCTATGGGGCAGCGGTCGAATCCACCCGCAAAATGGTGCTCGCAGTGCTTGGCCATGATTTGCGCTCCCCCTTGGGCGCCATACTCATGGCAGGCGACTTGATCCATCGGCAGAAGGGGTTGAACGAGAAGGGCAAAGTGCTAGCTAGCCAGGTGTGTACCAGTGCCCGCCGGGCGAACCTGATGATCAACGACCTGCTGGACCTGGCCCGTTGCAACCTGGGTACGGGCATTCCAGTGCACCTGCAGCAGGTTGAGTTGAACTTGATCTGCCACGCTGTTGTAGACGAACTACGCACGGCGTTCCCGGGGGCAAGCATTTTATTGGATGAGCAGGCGCACATCACCGGGCAGTTCGATGCTGAGCGGATCGCGCAGGTGTTCACCAACCTGATAGGCAATGCCCTTCGACATGGCGATTCGACGGCCCCGATCACGGTTACGCTGGGCAACCTGCAAGGTGTTCCACGGATAACGGTTCATAACTCGGGTGAGCCTATTCCCCCCGAAGTGATACCGTTTCTGTTCAAACCCGAAGGGCGATACTCAAGCTATTCATCGGGCGAACGGGGCTCGGCGGCCGGGCTTGGCCTTGGGCTGTTCATCGCTTCGGAGATAGTGGCGAGCCATGGCGGCAGGATTGAGGTGGAGTCGAGCGAAGCGCAAGGGACGACGTTTGAGGTAATGCTGCCCACATCCGCTGAGTGA
- a CDS encoding response regulator yields the protein MRSRVLVVEDDEILRWLMAEAVTHLGHDVTECATADEALQQLDDPALALVVTDVGLPGHLNGLDLAKAIWASLPQLPVIIVSGNTVLTPGFLPSNARFISKPCTLDGLSRALDELLGTD from the coding sequence ATGCGCAGCCGAGTGCTAGTGGTCGAAGACGACGAAATCCTTCGCTGGCTCATGGCCGAAGCGGTAACGCACTTGGGCCACGATGTCACCGAGTGCGCCACCGCGGATGAAGCCCTGCAGCAACTCGACGACCCCGCTCTTGCCTTGGTAGTTACCGATGTAGGCCTGCCCGGCCACCTCAACGGCTTGGACCTGGCAAAAGCGATCTGGGCCAGCCTACCGCAGCTTCCCGTCATCATCGTGTCCGGCAACACGGTGCTCACGCCTGGGTTTCTTCCGTCGAATGCCCGTTTTATTAGCAAGCCTTGCACCTTGGATGGGTTAAGCCGCGCGCTAGACGAGTTGCTAGGGACTGATTGA
- a CDS encoding helix-turn-helix transcriptional regulator, which yields MQTTLSNAQVLAQLGIELAEYERLIGNMYDAALDTRRLNEALQQLREVFAASYVTLILRVLDEPLLSPMMVAGDVEPGEGGVNHFAYCEKASLFDRLPVDTVFTIDELMSDAEWAGSAFYLLYCEPYGCFHMLGVDISMPDGGTVRLRINRPREQARFAAIERALCAMLVPHLRRALHMHALLDRSASLGTLYSQAINRLAVATIVLDETGSVLQLNPVAREILASNDGLKLVGGRLEATYPSDNRELARLVRSAFLRSRLGQTAGQGAEAMSVSRPSGQVNLGLVVELIPSQELVEGKGKPTVVVYVRDAVGKSLASSGVTSQLYHLTPAETGLALELANGLSLEEASERLNIRRNTARAHLRSIFSKTGVRRQTELVRIMLNSVVALGEAAPLAPPGPVGQAL from the coding sequence ATGCAAACCACGTTGTCCAATGCCCAGGTGCTGGCCCAACTGGGTATCGAACTGGCTGAGTACGAGCGGCTGATCGGCAACATGTATGACGCCGCGCTCGACACGCGGCGCCTGAACGAGGCCCTGCAGCAACTGCGCGAGGTCTTCGCAGCAAGCTACGTGACACTGATCCTGCGCGTGCTGGATGAGCCGTTGCTGTCGCCGATGATGGTGGCCGGCGATGTCGAGCCCGGCGAAGGCGGGGTCAACCACTTTGCCTATTGCGAAAAAGCCTCGCTGTTCGACCGCCTGCCGGTGGACACGGTGTTCACCATCGACGAGTTGATGAGCGATGCCGAGTGGGCCGGTTCAGCGTTCTACCTGTTGTATTGCGAACCTTACGGCTGCTTCCACATGCTCGGTGTCGATATCAGCATGCCGGACGGCGGCACTGTGCGCCTGCGCATCAACCGACCGCGTGAGCAAGCACGGTTCGCTGCCATCGAACGGGCGTTGTGCGCCATGCTGGTGCCGCACCTGCGCCGTGCCTTGCACATGCACGCCTTGCTCGACCGCAGTGCGTCGCTGGGCACGCTGTACTCCCAGGCCATCAACCGCCTGGCGGTGGCGACCATCGTGCTGGATGAAACCGGCAGCGTGTTGCAACTGAACCCGGTGGCCCGTGAGATTCTCGCCAGCAATGACGGCCTCAAGCTGGTAGGTGGCCGCCTGGAGGCGACGTACCCGAGCGACAACCGCGAGCTGGCCCGGCTGGTGCGCTCGGCCTTTCTGCGCAGCCGCCTTGGCCAAACGGCCGGGCAGGGTGCCGAGGCCATGTCGGTTTCGCGCCCTTCCGGGCAGGTCAACCTGGGGCTGGTGGTGGAGTTGATCCCCAGCCAGGAGCTGGTCGAGGGCAAGGGCAAGCCGACCGTGGTGGTGTATGTGCGGGACGCAGTGGGCAAGTCGCTGGCAAGTAGCGGGGTGACCTCGCAGCTGTACCACCTCACCCCGGCCGAGACTGGCCTGGCACTGGAACTGGCCAACGGCTTGTCGCTGGAGGAGGCCTCCGAGCGCCTCAACATTCGCCGCAACACGGCCCGCGCGCACCTGCGCTCGATCTTCTCCAAGACCGGCGTGCGGCGCCAGACCGAGCTGGTGCGGATCATGCTCAACAGTGTGGTCGCGCTGGGCGAAGCCGCGCCTTTGGCGCCGCCGGGGCCGGTGGGACAGGCCCTGTAG
- a CDS encoding TonB-dependent receptor — MHFPLRSRQLRLSLLASSLLIAMSAQGRERVNVDLPAAPLGEAINALAQQSSVQIIFASDLGAGHNAPAVKGQFTPEEALQTLLKGSGLQVQAKDQRTFVIIAQAAPASPETPSVPVEMAQMEITASRTSSSLVSATRQSTLLEHEQLQELRQGSESLATILAKAVPGMSDSSRTVTEYGQTLRGRSLLVMVDGVPLNTNRDSSRNLANIDPALIERVEVIRGSSAIYGSGATGGIIAITTRPAGGENRAETSLSATSPLTRLGSDGLGGQFQQYFAGAQGAVDYAFDFGTRHIGGSYDAHGERIAPEPSQGDLFDSNIYNIGGKLGLHIDENQRIQLAASHYDARQDTDYATDPSVAKLAAGSVPANAIKGLDLDEQNRIRNTLLNLEYENLDILGSRLSAQMYYRDYFTRFTPFDARAVATRGGNVDQIMQNSEVFGSRLTLRTPLGDSGSTELVWGGDYNQERSDMPLDVFDPAAYDASGGLVFDKTGKLTYLPALKTRSAGAFAQLQHRFNEQWSVDGGLRYEYSTAKFDDFVPLSESKAASPVAVKGGDIHYDALLSNLGIVYSPVVGQEVYASFSQGFQLPDVGIQLRNARRGFDLDASNLEPVKTNNYELGWRGELGSNTLGTLALFYTTSKLGDVQSFNNGLILTRTKERIYGAEASADWLSDDAIWGTGGSATWMRGREKPDGKGWQDMTGYRVPPLKLTAYVQYKPTLDWSNRLQATFFDGKDYRLDGLDSFGRHQVSTYTTVDLVSQYQISPDDKVSVGIQNLFNRDYYPLYSQLLRNNNNTSHLPAPGTVLTASYTHNW; from the coding sequence GTGCATTTTCCTCTTCGCAGTCGTCAACTACGTCTGTCATTGCTTGCCAGTAGCTTGCTCATCGCAATGTCGGCCCAAGGCCGGGAAAGGGTGAACGTGGATCTCCCCGCCGCACCGTTGGGTGAGGCCATCAACGCCCTCGCACAACAGTCTTCGGTGCAGATCATCTTTGCCAGCGATCTCGGTGCGGGCCACAACGCACCCGCGGTGAAGGGGCAGTTCACCCCCGAGGAAGCACTTCAAACGCTACTCAAGGGCAGTGGCTTGCAAGTACAGGCCAAGGACCAGCGCACATTCGTCATCATTGCCCAGGCTGCCCCTGCCAGCCCCGAAACCCCAAGCGTGCCGGTGGAAATGGCGCAGATGGAAATCACCGCCTCGCGCACCAGCAGCAGCCTGGTTTCCGCGACCCGGCAATCCACCCTGCTTGAGCACGAACAACTCCAAGAATTACGCCAGGGTTCAGAAAGCCTGGCCACGATACTGGCCAAGGCGGTTCCGGGCATGTCCGACTCCAGCCGAACCGTCACCGAGTACGGCCAAACCCTGCGCGGGCGCAGCCTGTTGGTCATGGTCGACGGGGTGCCGCTCAATACCAACCGCGACTCTTCGCGCAACCTGGCCAACATCGACCCGGCACTGATCGAACGGGTCGAAGTCATCCGCGGTAGCAGCGCTATTTACGGCAGCGGCGCCACCGGTGGCATCATCGCCATTACCACACGGCCTGCCGGTGGCGAAAACCGTGCCGAAACCAGCTTGAGCGCCACCTCGCCGCTTACCCGCCTGGGTAGCGATGGCCTGGGTGGCCAGTTCCAACAGTATTTTGCCGGCGCCCAAGGCGCGGTGGATTACGCCTTCGACTTCGGTACCCGTCACATCGGTGGCTCGTACGATGCGCACGGCGAGCGGATCGCCCCAGAGCCCAGCCAAGGCGACCTGTTCGACTCGAACATCTACAACATCGGCGGCAAGCTGGGGCTGCACATCGACGAAAACCAGCGCATCCAGCTTGCAGCCAGCCACTACGACGCACGCCAGGACACCGACTACGCCACCGACCCAAGCGTCGCCAAACTCGCCGCAGGCTCAGTGCCGGCCAATGCCATCAAGGGCCTGGACCTCGACGAACAGAACCGCATCCGCAACACTCTGTTGAACCTGGAGTACGAGAACCTCGACATTCTCGGAAGCCGGCTTTCTGCACAAATGTATTACCGGGACTACTTCACCCGCTTCACCCCGTTCGACGCCCGGGCCGTTGCCACCCGTGGCGGCAACGTAGACCAGATCATGCAAAACAGCGAAGTTTTTGGCAGCCGCCTTACCCTGCGCACGCCCCTTGGCGACAGCGGCAGTACCGAGCTGGTGTGGGGTGGCGACTATAACCAGGAACGCAGCGACATGCCGCTGGATGTCTTCGACCCGGCGGCGTATGACGCCAGTGGCGGCCTGGTCTTCGACAAGACTGGCAAGCTCACCTACCTACCGGCGCTCAAAACCCGAAGCGCCGGTGCCTTCGCGCAGCTACAGCATCGCTTCAATGAGCAGTGGTCGGTGGACGGCGGCCTGCGCTACGAATACTCCACCGCCAAATTCGATGACTTCGTGCCATTGTCCGAATCCAAGGCTGCTTCCCCAGTGGCGGTGAAGGGCGGCGACATTCATTACGATGCGCTGCTGTCGAACCTTGGCATCGTCTATTCGCCAGTGGTTGGCCAAGAAGTCTACGCCTCCTTCAGCCAGGGCTTTCAATTGCCCGACGTGGGCATTCAGCTGCGCAATGCGCGCCGTGGCTTCGACCTCGATGCCTCGAACCTGGAGCCGGTCAAAACCAACAACTATGAGCTTGGCTGGCGCGGCGAACTGGGCAGCAACACCCTGGGCACGTTGGCATTGTTCTACACCACCTCCAAACTGGGGGACGTGCAAAGTTTCAACAATGGCCTGATTCTGACCCGTACCAAGGAGCGCATCTACGGTGCTGAAGCCAGTGCCGATTGGCTGTCGGACGATGCGATATGGGGCACCGGGGGCAGCGCAACCTGGATGCGTGGGCGCGAAAAGCCCGATGGCAAAGGCTGGCAAGACATGACCGGCTATCGCGTACCACCACTGAAACTGACCGCTTACGTGCAATACAAGCCGACCTTGGACTGGAGCAACCGCTTGCAAGCCACGTTCTTCGATGGCAAAGACTATAGGCTCGATGGCCTGGACAGCTTTGGTCGCCACCAGGTCAGCACCTATACCACAGTGGACCTGGTCAGCCAGTACCAAATTTCCCCCGACGATAAGGTCAGCGTCGGCATCCAGAACTTGTTCAACCGTGACTACTACCCGCTCTACAGCCAATTGCTGCGCAATAACAACAACACCAGCCACTTGCCGGCACCCGGCACTGTGTTGACGGCCAGCTATACGCATAATTGGTAA